The Paenibacillus macerans genome includes a window with the following:
- a CDS encoding DUF1499 domain-containing protein, with product MSLKRTLTGIFRSQEGTSDRAKVPELKTRYYQLSKEKLWDEVSSTLKKIPGYKVLHEVPNVGEITLEKRTAFGRTMDITVSIVGTGPVRSAVDIYSATRGSLGDLGANYRTILHLFSVLDKKLSAYKVSSST from the coding sequence TTGTCATTGAAGCGAACGTTGACGGGAATATTCCGGAGCCAGGAAGGAACGAGCGATCGCGCCAAGGTGCCCGAACTGAAAACGAGATATTACCAGCTATCGAAAGAGAAGCTCTGGGACGAAGTGTCATCCACGCTCAAAAAAATCCCGGGGTACAAGGTGCTGCACGAGGTGCCGAACGTCGGCGAAATTACGCTGGAGAAACGCACCGCCTTTGGGAGAACGATGGACATAACGGTGTCGATCGTCGGCACGGGGCCGGTCCGCAGCGCGGTGGACATTTATTCCGCGACGCGCGGGTCGCTTGGCGATTTGGGGGCAAACTACCGAACGATTCTGCATCTGTTTTCCGTTCTGGATAAGAAGCTGTCCGCGTATAAAGTGTCCTCATCTACATAA
- a CDS encoding YesL family protein: MEYKGFMGGFYKITEWIMRISGSNLLWLLCSSPFLFFLLTKLLLLQSPDAPQENLTLWAMGILAPFTLFPATAALFSVTRKWVMGEADLSIIKVYFKGYKENYKQSMLGGIFYTLLIVIMYVDYTVYMNQISNMQIIGMIMLFLLFLLLLSLFNFFSLVAHYHLGAVQLIKNAILFTIIRPFRTLSTLICAVVLGFLTMRFGWLILFGFGSLTALVAFYNFYIAYNKIQEKVEKMRQAEEESNGINLSKPDDDLELNLPAGEDKEKD; encoded by the coding sequence TTGGAATACAAAGGTTTTATGGGCGGTTTTTATAAAATCACCGAATGGATTATGAGGATCTCAGGCAGCAATCTGCTGTGGCTCCTGTGTTCATCTCCGTTTTTGTTTTTCCTGCTGACGAAGCTGCTGTTGCTGCAAAGCCCTGACGCGCCCCAGGAAAATCTGACGTTATGGGCGATGGGGATATTGGCACCGTTTACATTGTTTCCCGCCACGGCCGCGCTGTTTTCGGTGACGCGGAAATGGGTGATGGGCGAGGCCGATCTAAGCATCATCAAGGTGTATTTCAAAGGATATAAGGAAAATTATAAGCAAAGCATGCTGGGCGGAATTTTCTATACGCTTTTGATCGTGATTATGTACGTGGACTACACGGTATACATGAACCAAATCAGCAATATGCAGATTATCGGCATGATCATGCTGTTTTTGCTGTTTCTGCTGCTTTTGTCCCTGTTCAATTTTTTCTCGCTGGTGGCGCATTACCATTTGGGCGCGGTCCAATTGATCAAAAACGCCATTTTGTTCACGATCATCCGCCCGTTCCGCACGTTGTCCACGCTGATTTGCGCGGTGGTGCTCGGATTTTTGACGATGCGCTTCGGCTGGCTGATCCTATTCGGCTTCGGCAGCTTGACCGCGCTGGTCGCTTTTTACAACTTCTACATCGCGTACAATAAAATCCAGGAGAAAGTGGAGAAAATGCGCCAGGCGGAAGAGGAATCAAACGGCATAAACTTGTCCAAACCCGATGACGATCTGGAGCTGAACCTGCCGGCGGGCGAAGACAAGGAGAAGGACTAA
- a CDS encoding sporulation protein YjcZ, producing MSAGLGFGGGFFTSTGVILVLFILLVIVSRSLFI from the coding sequence ATGTCTGCAGGTTTGGGATTTGGAGGAGGTTTCTTTACTTCTACAGGTGTAATTCTGGTATTGTTTATTCTGCTCGTTATTGTGAGCCGTTCGCTGTTCATCTAA
- a CDS encoding DEAD/DEAH box helicase, giving the protein MSTFAEFGLEPKVLQAITELGFEEATPIQSKSIPIALTGRDLIGQAQTGTGKTAAFGLPLIHKIPKEEDRIVALVMTPTRELAIQVAEEIGKLSRFKGIRSLPIYGGQDIVRQIRALKKRPQIIIGTPGRLLDHINRKTIKLDDVQTVVLDEADEMLDMGFMDDIQSILKLVPEERQTMLFSATMPANIQKLAQQFLKNPEHVSVIPKQVSAPLIDQAYIEVHERQKFDALTRLLDMESPELAIVFGRTKRRVDELSEALQKRGYSADGLHGDLSQNQRDNVMRKFRDGSIDVLVATDVAARGLDVSGVTHVVNFDLPQDPESYVHRIGRTGRAGKEGAAYSFVTPREIDHLHFIERITRHKITRKPLPSIAEAIEGKQRITAERLLELVEAGELNEYKGIAIQLLEQYDSVNLLAAAFKLITGDKTENSAIELTPEEPIRVKRRNPDIRSSGRKPSGYGSRGGGYRRDNREGGSRGGYGSKGGYGRDGGRDSYRSSDRKPRSGGDRRPSKYSENKSFDN; this is encoded by the coding sequence TTGAGCACATTTGCAGAATTCGGCCTAGAGCCTAAAGTATTACAAGCCATCACGGAACTCGGTTTTGAGGAAGCGACGCCGATCCAGTCCAAATCGATCCCGATCGCCTTGACCGGACGCGATTTAATCGGACAAGCCCAAACGGGGACGGGGAAAACGGCGGCGTTTGGCCTTCCGCTGATCCATAAAATCCCGAAGGAAGAAGACCGCATCGTAGCCCTGGTCATGACGCCGACCCGTGAACTCGCCATTCAGGTCGCCGAGGAAATCGGCAAGCTTTCCCGCTTCAAAGGCATACGCTCCCTTCCGATCTACGGCGGACAAGATATCGTACGCCAAATTCGCGCTTTGAAGAAGAGACCCCAAATCATTATCGGCACGCCGGGCCGTTTGCTTGACCACATTAACCGGAAAACGATCAAACTCGACGATGTACAGACCGTCGTTCTCGATGAAGCGGATGAAATGCTGGATATGGGCTTTATGGACGACATTCAGTCGATCCTGAAGCTTGTGCCGGAAGAACGGCAGACGATGTTATTCTCGGCCACGATGCCGGCGAATATCCAAAAGCTGGCGCAGCAGTTCCTGAAAAATCCGGAGCATGTCTCCGTCATTCCTAAGCAGGTTAGCGCGCCGCTGATCGATCAAGCCTACATCGAAGTGCACGAGCGCCAGAAATTCGACGCTTTGACCCGCTTGCTGGATATGGAATCGCCGGAACTGGCGATCGTGTTCGGCCGGACCAAACGCCGGGTTGACGAACTTTCGGAAGCTCTGCAAAAACGCGGTTATTCCGCCGACGGGCTGCACGGCGACTTGTCGCAGAACCAGCGCGACAACGTGATGCGCAAGTTCCGCGACGGCAGCATCGATGTGCTGGTGGCTACGGACGTAGCGGCGCGCGGGCTGGACGTATCCGGCGTAACCCATGTCGTCAACTTCGACCTGCCGCAGGATCCGGAAAGCTATGTGCACCGGATCGGCCGGACCGGGCGCGCGGGCAAGGAAGGGGCCGCCTACTCGTTTGTGACGCCGCGGGAAATCGACCATCTGCATTTTATCGAGCGCATCACGCGCCATAAAATCACCCGCAAACCTCTGCCGAGCATCGCCGAAGCGATCGAAGGCAAGCAGCGGATCACCGCGGAGCGCCTGCTGGAGCTTGTTGAAGCCGGCGAACTGAATGAATATAAAGGCATCGCCATTCAGCTGCTGGAGCAGTACGATTCGGTGAACCTGCTGGCGGCGGCATTCAAGCTGATTACCGGGGATAAAACGGAAAATTCGGCGATCGAATTAACGCCGGAAGAACCGATCCGGGTAAAACGCCGCAATCCGGACATCCGGTCCAGCGGGCGCAAGCCATCGGGATACGGCAGCCGCGGCGGAGGGTACCGCCGGGACAACCGCGAGGGCGGCAGCCGCGGCGGTTATGGTTCCAAAGGAGGCTACGGCCGGGACGGCGGGCGCGACTCCTACCGTTCCTCCGATCGCAAACCTCGCTCCGGCGGCGACCGCAGACCTTCCAAATACAGCGAAAACAAATCTTTTGACAATTGA
- a CDS encoding YitT family protein: protein MIKEIRNAAVILLGALLIAAGFNLFLVPLHLLSGGVSGLAMLTAYFSPLGISTMYLAYNAPILIAGLFLLGRRFVGLSILSVAGATWFIELIPTPDKLLASDTLISAVFGGVLVGIGSGISFRVGGSSGGFDIIGSIITRYRDFPVGNVLVGLNASVILAMGYLEGNWDLALASMISIYITGKVVDLIHVSHIKITLFIVTDKTEAMVQRLLTLPRGVTKIRTEGAFSHKEKDMLMTVTTRYELTELREIIKQTDPQAFVNIVETVGIMGSFRRR, encoded by the coding sequence ATGATTAAAGAAATTCGAAATGCCGCGGTCATTCTGCTTGGAGCGCTCCTGATCGCCGCGGGCTTCAATTTGTTCCTCGTTCCGCTCCATTTGCTAAGCGGCGGCGTATCCGGATTGGCCATGCTTACGGCGTATTTTTCGCCGCTTGGCATCAGCACGATGTATCTGGCCTACAACGCGCCGATTCTGATCGCCGGCCTGTTTTTGCTCGGCAGACGTTTCGTCGGACTAAGCATCCTGTCGGTAGCCGGAGCCACCTGGTTCATTGAACTCATCCCGACGCCGGACAAGCTGCTCGCTTCCGATACGCTGATTTCCGCCGTATTCGGCGGCGTGCTCGTGGGGATCGGCAGCGGGATTTCCTTCCGGGTAGGCGGATCGTCCGGAGGGTTCGATATCATCGGCTCGATCATTACCCGGTATCGCGATTTTCCGGTCGGCAACGTGCTGGTCGGCCTGAACGCCAGCGTCATTCTGGCGATGGGATATTTGGAGGGCAACTGGGATCTCGCGCTGGCCTCGATGATTTCGATTTACATCACCGGCAAAGTCGTCGATCTCATTCATGTCAGCCATATCAAAATTACTTTGTTTATCGTGACCGACAAAACCGAAGCGATGGTGCAGCGGCTGCTGACCCTGCCCCGCGGGGTGACGAAGATTAGAACGGAGGGCGCTTTCTCCCATAAGGAAAAAGATATGCTGATGACGGTGACGACGAGATACGAACTGACCGAGCTGCGGGAAATCATCAAGCAAACCGATCCGCAGGCGTTCGTCAATATCGTGGAGACCGTCGGGATCATGGGTTCCTTCCGCCGAAGATGA
- a CDS encoding putative glycoside hydrolase, with protein MNIIWTLLLLVMSMGNGGVQPAADQAAGNGRPESILPAVVQTMAANLAAGRIDDPLTPAEVKAASLGEAPKVKGIYVTAYSAGGSRMNELVDLVDKTELNAMVIDIKDDSGYITYKTENPELNKLGKAQPFIRDIGALMERLEKHDIYPIARIVVFKDTILAKKHPEYSFVQKDGSVWSNGGGDSFVNPYSKEVWDYNIEIAKEAAKLGFKEIQFDYVRFPEGFEKRADSLNYEKSEMSRVDAVSSFVKYAKEQLEPLGIRVSVDIFGYAASVPAAEGIGQDFVKISDQVNIICPMIYPSHYSTGWFNAKDPDKAPYQTIKGAIKDTQDKLAPLGEEQPIIRPWIQDFTASWLGKGHYIKYGKHEVEEQIRALRDMNVDEYLLWNASNRYTEGVSYK; from the coding sequence ATGAATATCATCTGGACGCTGCTGCTGCTAGTTATGAGTATGGGGAATGGAGGTGTGCAGCCGGCGGCGGATCAAGCCGCGGGGAACGGCCGACCGGAATCCATTCTTCCAGCAGTCGTGCAAACGATGGCCGCCAACCTGGCCGCCGGCCGGATCGACGATCCGTTAACCCCTGCCGAAGTGAAGGCCGCTTCGCTGGGGGAGGCGCCCAAAGTGAAGGGGATATATGTCACGGCGTACAGCGCGGGAGGCTCGCGCATGAACGAGCTGGTCGACCTCGTCGATAAGACGGAGCTGAACGCCATGGTCATCGACATTAAAGACGATTCGGGCTACATCACTTACAAAACGGAAAATCCCGAGCTGAACAAGCTGGGAAAAGCCCAGCCGTTCATTCGCGACATCGGGGCCTTGATGGAGCGGCTGGAAAAACACGACATTTACCCGATCGCCCGGATTGTTGTATTCAAGGATACGATTTTGGCCAAAAAGCATCCGGAATATTCGTTTGTGCAAAAAGACGGCTCCGTGTGGAGCAACGGAGGCGGCGACAGCTTCGTCAACCCGTACAGCAAAGAGGTGTGGGACTACAACATCGAAATCGCCAAGGAAGCGGCCAAACTCGGCTTTAAAGAAATCCAGTTCGATTACGTGCGTTTCCCGGAAGGTTTTGAGAAAAGAGCCGATTCGTTAAACTATGAAAAAAGCGAGATGAGCCGCGTGGACGCCGTCTCCTCGTTCGTGAAATACGCCAAAGAGCAGTTGGAGCCGCTCGGCATCCGCGTTTCGGTCGATATTTTCGGCTATGCGGCATCGGTGCCGGCCGCGGAGGGCATCGGCCAGGATTTTGTCAAAATCTCAGACCAGGTCAACATCATCTGCCCGATGATCTACCCGAGCCATTATTCGACGGGCTGGTTCAACGCCAAAGATCCCGACAAAGCGCCGTACCAGACGATCAAAGGAGCCATCAAGGATACCCAGGACAAACTGGCCCCGCTGGGCGAGGAGCAGCCGATCATACGTCCGTGGATTCAGGATTTTACGGCGAGCTGGCTGGGGAAAGGACATTATATAAAATACGGCAAACATGAAGTTGAAGAGCAAATCCGCGCGCTGCGCGACATGAACGTCGACGAGTACCTGTTATGGAACGCGTCCAACCGGTATACGGAGGGCGTGTCCTATAAGTAA
- a CDS encoding MATE family efflux transporter — MKVTNGLKQKYGQFIRILIPILVTQVTMSLMTFFDTMMSGHASPADLAGTAIGSSLWVPVQTGLSGILMGITPIVSQLVGGGRHDKVGYHVIQALWFGFAVGLVVLLAGGFAISPLLNGMNLEPKVHHVAFYFLAAISTGILPLFGYIVLRSFIDALGQTRTSMIITLISLPLNVGAGYLLIFGHGGFPRLGGIGSGIASAFTYWCIFLIAVWIVHRSEPFASYGVFRKLHKVSLEKWRELTKLGVPIGFAIFFETAVFAAVTLLMSRFDTLTIAAHQAANNFASTLYMIPLSICLALTILVGFETGAARLKDARQYAVLGVGTAAGMALVTAVLLMLFRQSVAEIYSSDPEVVALTKHFLIYAIFFQLSDAIATPTQGVLRGYKDVNPGFWISLLAYWIIGLPLGFVLANYTPQGPYGYWIGLITGLAVAAVLLLRRLVVIQRRIGRKLQAGEPL; from the coding sequence ATGAAAGTAACTAACGGCTTGAAACAAAAATACGGGCAATTTATTCGTATTCTTATCCCGATTTTAGTTACCCAAGTAACGATGTCCTTAATGACATTTTTCGATACGATGATGTCGGGGCACGCGAGCCCCGCGGACCTGGCCGGAACCGCGATCGGGTCCAGCCTTTGGGTCCCGGTGCAGACGGGGCTTAGCGGAATATTGATGGGCATCACCCCCATCGTTTCGCAATTGGTGGGCGGCGGCCGGCACGACAAGGTCGGATACCATGTAATTCAAGCGCTGTGGTTCGGGTTCGCCGTCGGGCTGGTCGTGCTCCTTGCCGGCGGCTTCGCGATCTCCCCTCTGCTGAACGGGATGAACCTCGAGCCGAAGGTGCACCATGTGGCCTTTTATTTTCTCGCGGCCATTTCAACCGGGATTCTGCCGCTGTTCGGATACATCGTGCTGCGCTCGTTCATCGACGCGTTGGGACAAACCCGCACTTCGATGATCATTACCTTGATCTCCTTGCCGCTGAACGTGGGCGCCGGATACCTGCTCATTTTCGGCCACGGCGGTTTCCCAAGGCTCGGCGGCATCGGATCGGGCATCGCCAGCGCCTTTACATATTGGTGCATCTTTCTCATCGCCGTCTGGATCGTGCATCGCAGCGAGCCGTTTGCTTCCTACGGCGTATTTCGCAAACTGCATAAAGTATCGCTCGAAAAATGGCGTGAGCTCACCAAGCTCGGCGTGCCGATCGGCTTCGCGATCTTCTTCGAAACGGCGGTGTTTGCCGCCGTCACCTTGCTGATGAGCCGGTTCGACACGCTTACGATCGCCGCTCATCAAGCGGCCAACAACTTTGCTTCCACGCTCTACATGATTCCGCTTAGCATCTGTCTTGCACTGACCATCCTGGTCGGCTTCGAGACCGGAGCCGCGCGCCTGAAGGACGCCCGCCAATATGCCGTTTTGGGCGTCGGCACGGCCGCGGGGATGGCGCTGGTTACCGCCGTCCTCCTGATGTTGTTCCGCCAAAGCGTGGCCGAAATCTACTCCAGCGATCCCGAAGTCGTCGCGCTGACCAAGCATTTTTTGATCTACGCCATTTTCTTTCAATTGTCGGATGCGATCGCCACGCCTACCCAGGGCGTGCTGCGCGGATACAAGGACGTTAATCCGGGTTTTTGGATCTCCTTGTTGGCTTACTGGATCATCGGGCTTCCGCTCGGATTTGTGCTGGCCAACTATACGCCGCAAGGCCCCTACGGCTACTGGATCGGCCTAATTACCGGACTCGCCGTCGCCGCCGTCCTGCTGCTGCGCCGCCTTGTCGTCATCCAGCGGAGAATCGGCCGCAAGCTTCAGGCCGGCGAGCCGCTTTGA
- a CDS encoding DUF3906 family protein: MYLYRLEAETSAGLLALVIAAEGEEQAFAAAEEHVRRHISPAPAIGEISIVEKKRIAPGAGYVIQSGSPA; this comes from the coding sequence ATGTACCTGTATCGCCTGGAGGCGGAGACTTCCGCCGGGCTGCTGGCGCTGGTCATTGCCGCGGAGGGGGAGGAGCAGGCGTTTGCCGCCGCGGAAGAACATGTGCGGCGGCATATTTCGCCGGCTCCGGCGATCGGCGAGATCAGCATCGTGGAGAAGAAGCGGATCGCGCCCGGCGCGGGATATGTGATTCAAAGCGGCTCGCCGGCCTGA
- the pfkA gene encoding 6-phosphofructokinase, with the protein MSAVKKIAILTSGGDSQGMNAAVRAVVRSGLFYGLEVYGIQRGYQGLLNNDIFAMDIRSVGDIIQRGGTILQSARCLEFKTPEGQQKGAQILRDRGIDGLVVIGGDGSYQGAEKLSKLGIKTMGLPGTIDNDISFTDYTIGFDTAVSIVVDAVNKLRDTMSSHERASVVEVMGRHCGDIALHAGLAAGAETILVPEVPFDLNEVADRMRQNFDNGKRHSIVIVAEGVGKGDDVVEAIKKRQPSLEPRATVLGHIQRGGSPTPFDRNLASRLGDFAVRSLIAGESNKACGMIGGEMVLTDIEKVVATKKQFNMELYELASRLSQ; encoded by the coding sequence ATGTCAGCAGTGAAAAAAATCGCAATTCTTACGAGCGGAGGAGACTCCCAGGGCATGAACGCTGCAGTGCGGGCCGTCGTGCGCAGCGGATTGTTTTACGGGCTTGAGGTTTACGGCATTCAGCGCGGCTATCAAGGCCTGCTCAACAACGACATTTTCGCGATGGATATCCGCAGTGTGGGCGATATTATCCAGCGCGGCGGAACGATTCTGCAGTCGGCGCGGTGCCTGGAGTTCAAGACGCCGGAAGGACAGCAGAAAGGGGCGCAGATTTTGCGCGACCGCGGCATTGACGGACTGGTGGTCATCGGCGGGGACGGCTCCTATCAAGGGGCCGAAAAGCTGAGCAAGCTGGGCATCAAAACGATGGGCTTGCCGGGAACGATCGACAACGACATTTCCTTTACGGACTACACGATCGGCTTCGATACGGCCGTCAGCATCGTCGTGGACGCCGTCAACAAGCTGCGTGACACGATGTCCTCCCATGAGCGGGCGTCCGTCGTCGAAGTCATGGGCCGCCACTGCGGGGATATCGCGCTGCACGCCGGTTTGGCCGCAGGCGCCGAAACGATCCTGGTACCGGAAGTTCCGTTTGATCTGAACGAAGTGGCCGACCGTATGAGACAAAACTTCGACAACGGCAAGCGGCACAGCATCGTCATCGTGGCCGAAGGCGTGGGCAAAGGCGATGATGTCGTGGAAGCGATCAAGAAGCGCCAGCCTTCCCTGGAGCCGCGCGCAACGGTGCTGGGCCATATCCAACGCGGCGGTTCGCCGACTCCGTTCGACCGCAACCTGGCCAGCCGGCTTGGCGACTTTGCCGTTCGCAGCCTGATCGCGGGCGAATCGAACAAAGCTTGCGGCATGATCGGCGGCGAAATGGTGCTCACCGACATCGAGAAGGTCGTCGCCACGAAAAAGCAGTTTAATATGGAATTGTACGAGCTGGCTTCGCGGTTGTCGCAATAA
- a CDS encoding DUF2600 family protein, whose product MSRVYKFILPDVRQKLDGWREEAEAIPDPELRRQALASIATKEFHCQGGAVYAAANLPMRHILIPLIVAFQTISDYLDNLCDRSTSKDEQDFRLLHQSMLDAVNPGGMLQNYYALRAEQDDGGYLHRLVRTCRANIAELRGYAAAMPFIIDLVGLYCDLQVYKHIDPQLREAKLLSWWETHEYRAPQLRWNEFAAATGSTLGVFMLFLAASNPGLDGKSAKVIHDAYFPHVCGLHIMLDYLIDQAEDELGGDLNFCSYYDNKETMLDRIAFIVEGARRDIKKLPASSFHKMIIEGLLALYLSDPKVSQQEDIREVSRRLMRRSPLMRLFFFVNSRWIRKYL is encoded by the coding sequence ATGAGCCGGGTATACAAGTTTATTTTGCCGGACGTCCGTCAGAAACTGGATGGCTGGAGAGAAGAGGCGGAAGCCATTCCCGACCCTGAACTCAGAAGGCAGGCGCTCGCCAGCATCGCTACGAAAGAATTTCACTGCCAGGGCGGCGCCGTCTACGCTGCCGCTAACCTGCCGATGCGCCATATTTTGATCCCCTTAATCGTAGCATTTCAGACGATCAGCGATTATTTGGACAACCTGTGCGACCGCAGCACCTCCAAGGATGAGCAGGATTTCCGCTTATTGCACCAAAGCATGCTGGATGCCGTTAATCCCGGCGGCATGCTGCAAAATTACTATGCCCTGCGTGCGGAGCAGGACGATGGGGGCTATTTGCACCGGCTGGTGCGCACTTGCCGGGCCAATATCGCCGAGCTTCGCGGATATGCCGCAGCCATGCCGTTTATTATCGATTTGGTTGGGCTCTACTGCGATCTTCAGGTGTACAAGCACATCGATCCGCAGCTGCGCGAAGCCAAACTGTTAAGCTGGTGGGAAACGCATGAATACCGGGCGCCGCAATTGCGCTGGAACGAATTTGCCGCCGCCACCGGTTCGACCTTGGGCGTGTTTATGCTGTTTTTGGCGGCCAGCAACCCGGGTTTGGACGGGAAGAGCGCCAAGGTGATTCATGATGCTTATTTCCCCCATGTGTGCGGGCTGCACATTATGCTGGATTACTTAATTGACCAGGCGGAGGACGAGCTTGGCGGAGATTTGAATTTTTGCAGCTATTACGATAATAAGGAAACGATGCTTGACCGAATTGCGTTTATCGTCGAGGGAGCGCGGCGGGACATCAAAAAGTTGCCTGCTTCCTCGTTTCATAAAATGATTATAGAAGGGCTGCTGGCGCTTTATTTGTCCGATCCGAAAGTCAGCCAGCAGGAAGACATCCGTGAGGTATCCCGGCGACTGATGCGAAGAAGTCCGCTGATGAGGTTGTTTTTCTTTGTCAATAGCCGTTGGATTCGCAAATATTTGTAA
- a CDS encoding MFS transporter, with amino-acid sequence MKIRPLAEPDIQWLRAFTFTVYGTSVLVSSYFPLFYAQLGFTNSQIGLLYALGPMISLFSNLLWSLASDRYKTIKRILLILLAGQAALAFVLSESTAFSVIIAVITVFYFFYYPVFPLSDTILISTANRYRINFISIRLFGSVGFAVFAIAIGYVLDRVGSANTMWVEMAVAGLALLLVLWVKDQPASLAKMNLSGIWTILKQKELLWFFGCVFCLAIGTRMNDAFLTISLKELGAGENLIGWAMLASSLSEIPVFIYLSFHGDKYKELPLLLFASLLFAVRFFLMGLTQSAYGILLIQMMHGLTFGVFYVTAIRMLTRLVPEQFRATGMAFYTIMWSSLSGLLSGTFGGIVFEQLGRQIFYWVAMGSSLVAFIGFAGRYFVRRANLNKSAGLDEEA; translated from the coding sequence ATGAAAATAAGACCGTTGGCCGAACCCGACATTCAGTGGCTTCGAGCCTTTACCTTTACAGTATACGGAACAAGCGTCCTTGTTTCCTCCTATTTTCCGCTTTTTTATGCGCAGCTTGGCTTCACAAACAGCCAGATCGGCCTCCTGTACGCCCTTGGACCGATGATATCCTTATTTTCCAATTTACTGTGGAGCCTCGCGAGCGACCGCTATAAAACGATCAAACGGATTTTGCTGATCCTGCTGGCCGGCCAAGCCGCGCTGGCGTTCGTCCTGTCGGAGTCCACCGCGTTTTCCGTCATTATCGCCGTGATTACCGTATTCTATTTTTTCTATTACCCCGTGTTCCCGTTGTCGGATACGATCCTCATCTCCACCGCCAACCGGTATCGCATCAATTTTATCTCGATCCGCTTGTTCGGGTCCGTCGGATTCGCCGTATTTGCCATCGCCATCGGTTATGTGCTTGACCGCGTCGGCTCCGCAAACACGATGTGGGTGGAAATGGCGGTCGCCGGACTTGCCCTGCTGCTCGTGCTTTGGGTGAAGGATCAGCCGGCATCATTGGCAAAAATGAACTTGTCGGGGATTTGGACGATTTTAAAGCAGAAGGAGCTGCTTTGGTTTTTCGGCTGCGTCTTCTGCCTGGCGATCGGCACGCGGATGAACGACGCTTTCCTGACGATTTCCCTTAAGGAGCTTGGCGCCGGCGAAAACTTGATCGGCTGGGCGATGCTGGCCTCGTCGTTGTCGGAGATCCCCGTGTTTATCTATCTCAGCTTCCATGGGGACAAATACAAGGAACTGCCGCTGCTGCTGTTCGCCAGCCTGCTGTTTGCGGTCCGCTTTTTCCTGATGGGATTAACCCAATCGGCCTACGGCATCCTGCTGATCCAAATGATGCACGGATTGACGTTCGGCGTGTTTTACGTGACGGCGATCCGCATGCTGACCCGGCTGGTTCCGGAACAATTCCGGGCAACGGGAATGGCCTTTTACACCATCATGTGGTCGAGCCTGTCCGGCCTGCTCAGCGGCACGTTTGGCGGCATCGTCTTTGAACAGCTGGGAAGACAAATTTTTTATTGGGTAGCCATGGGCTCCTCGCTCGTCGCGTTTATCGGCTTTGCCGGCCGCTATTTCGTCCGCCGGGCTAACCTGAACAAATCTGCCGGTTTGGATGAAGAAGCCTGA
- a CDS encoding nitroreductase family protein, whose translation MEYASFQDVLKTRRSIREFTEERVGISDIEDIIDCARYAPSDTNSQTWEFIAVINSEKIKQIEEFTWSKLHETAARAAGKGLEREAKLLVKSFGPYATAFSGAPALIVCLSTPYTSKFREKIFDPIDFVSPEVWQEEGLKSSCLAAQNLMLAAHAKGLATCPMTGPVLLAEEKLREFLDIPADRGVNMVIALGHPAIAPKPVPRKEVAEILRIVE comes from the coding sequence ATGGAGTACGCATCGTTTCAAGACGTGCTGAAAACCCGCCGCAGCATCCGGGAATTTACCGAGGAGCGCGTCGGTATTTCCGATATCGAGGACATTATCGACTGCGCCCGTTATGCCCCCAGCGATACCAACTCGCAAACCTGGGAATTTATCGCAGTGATCAATTCGGAGAAAATCAAACAAATCGAAGAGTTTACCTGGTCGAAGCTGCATGAAACGGCGGCCCGCGCCGCCGGGAAAGGGCTGGAACGGGAAGCGAAGCTGCTCGTGAAATCGTTTGGGCCTTATGCCACGGCATTTTCCGGGGCACCTGCCCTGATCGTCTGCCTTTCGACCCCATACACTTCCAAATTCCGCGAAAAAATCTTCGATCCGATCGACTTTGTTTCGCCGGAAGTGTGGCAGGAGGAAGGGCTGAAAAGCAGCTGCCTCGCCGCCCAAAACCTGATGCTGGCCGCCCACGCCAAAGGCCTCGCCACCTGCCCGATGACCGGACCGGTGCTGCTGGCCGAGGAGAAGCTGCGCGAATTTCTCGACATCCCCGCCGACCGCGGAGTAAACATGGTGATCGCGCTTGGCCACCCGGCCATCGCGCCGAAACCCGTTCCCCGCAAGGAGGTCGCGGAAATCCTTAGAATCGTGGAGTAG